From a single Okeanomitos corallinicola TIOX110 genomic region:
- a CDS encoding restriction endonuclease — MIRLTSLRFTKWRKRDYETGQGEVDVLAASDRFVYHRWQIQCKNTKRVDVEVLAKEVGMTFVTGADVVMIVTTGEFTRDAFQYAYRMMEVSRYYMVLIQKEDIEAIKEDKTNIIKILDKRARRVFAKKELGMIDQEIDEIEEEEASLTDFDAEFNED, encoded by the coding sequence ATGATTCGTTTAACTAGCTTACGGTTTACAAAATGGCGTAAACGAGATTATGAGACAGGCCAAGGTGAAGTAGATGTATTAGCAGCTTCAGATCGCTTTGTTTATCACCGTTGGCAAATTCAATGTAAAAATACCAAACGGGTAGATGTGGAAGTATTAGCTAAAGAAGTCGGGATGACTTTTGTAACTGGTGCTGATGTAGTGATGATTGTAACTACTGGAGAATTTACTAGAGATGCTTTTCAATATGCTTATAGAATGATGGAAGTTTCTCGTTACTATATGGTATTGATTCAAAAAGAAGATATTGAGGCAATTAAGGAAGATAAAACCAACATCATTAAAATTTTAGATAAGCGGGCGCGGCGTGTATTTGCTAAAAAAGAATTAGGAATGATAGATCAGGAAATTGATGAAATTGAAGAAGAAGAAGCATCGCTGACTGATTTCGATGCTGAATTTAATGAAGATTAA
- a CDS encoding type II toxin-antitoxin system HicB family antitoxin: MKNSISNHFTIEIEQEEDGRWIAEILEIPGVLAYGSTQQQVISNVQALALRVIADKLEHGEICLK, encoded by the coding sequence ATGAAAAACTCAATTTCTAATCACTTCACTATTGAAATTGAACAAGAAGAAGATGGACGTTGGATAGCAGAAATTTTAGAAATACCTGGTGTTTTAGCTTATGGTTCAACTCAACAACAAGTAATCTCTAATGTGCAAGCTTTAGCTTTGCGAGTAATTGCTGATAAACTCGAACATGGGGAAATTTGTTTAAAATAA
- a CDS encoding type II toxin-antitoxin system HicA family toxin gives MPKKIRELKAKLLKAGFTYRPGKGSHTVWSHASLSYSLILSGKDGADADRYQERDVRNALRDLENLNQKEE, from the coding sequence GTGCCTAAAAAGATTCGAGAACTAAAAGCTAAACTATTAAAAGCTGGCTTTACTTACAGACCAGGTAAAGGAAGTCATACAGTTTGGAGTCATGCCAGTTTATCCTATAGTTTGATATTATCAGGGAAAGACGGAGCAGATGCAGATCGATATCAGGAACGTGATGTAAGAAATGCCCTCAGAGACTTAGAAAATTTAAATCAAAAGGAAGAATAA
- a CDS encoding type II toxin-antitoxin system HicB family antitoxin, which yields MNHHYSILIQWSNEDQKYVVSFPEFGPYAHTHGDTYAEALKHGEEVLELLIEEYQLQGRTLPQPLMVGSTMIIGQ from the coding sequence ATGAATCACCATTACAGTATATTAATTCAATGGTCAAACGAAGATCAGAAATATGTAGTCAGTTTTCCAGAGTTCGGTCCTTATGCCCATACTCACGGAGACACTTATGCCGAAGCCTTAAAGCATGGAGAAGAAGTATTAGAACTTTTGATTGAGGAATATCAATTACAAGGAAGAACATTACCACAACCTTTAATGGTAGGCTCTACTATGATAATTGGTCAGTAG
- a CDS encoding class I SAM-dependent methyltransferase — protein sequence MTENRTSVQNLAQQYIEAGKPKEWFEILYSQANNDEKLVPWANMQPNHNLLQWLDDHQIQGQEKTALVIGCGLGDDAEELAKRGFQVTAFDISPSAIKWCKNRFPNSLVNYLVADLFHPLAEWNQTFDFILESYTLQSLPTSLSSQSMPLIANFLAPEGILLIICRGRNPEEKLEKVPYPLTKNYLMQFVDVGLSLQQFEDYFDQQDSPPGRRFRVTFKK from the coding sequence ATGACTGAAAATCGCACCTCCGTCCAAAATCTAGCCCAGCAATATATCGAAGCGGGAAAACCAAAAGAGTGGTTTGAAATCCTTTACTCCCAAGCTAATAACGATGAAAAACTTGTTCCTTGGGCAAATATGCAACCTAATCATAACCTACTACAATGGTTAGATGATCATCAGATTCAAGGTCAAGAAAAAACAGCATTAGTAATTGGTTGTGGTTTAGGAGATGACGCAGAAGAATTAGCAAAACGTGGTTTTCAAGTCACAGCTTTTGATATTTCTCCCTCAGCTATAAAATGGTGTAAAAATAGATTTCCTAATTCTTTAGTTAATTATCTAGTAGCTGATTTATTCCATCCTCTTGCTGAGTGGAATCAAACTTTTGATTTTATTTTAGAATCCTATACACTGCAATCATTACCAACATCATTAAGTTCACAATCTATGCCTTTAATAGCGAATTTTCTCGCTCCTGAAGGAATATTATTGATAATTTGTCGGGGTAGAAATCCAGAAGAAAAACTAGAAAAAGTCCCCTATCCATTAACTAAAAATTACCTGATGCAATTTGTAGATGTAGGTTTATCTCTTCAACAATTTGAGGATTATTTTGATCAGCAAGACTCACCACCAGGGAGGAGATTTAGAGTAACTTTTAAAAAATAA
- a CDS encoding integrase, producing the protein MNRTQEAFADFHQTAITDGGYLGRMQAVNEQENHLTAKLITELKAINGRLRAANVCVSIRKSGNSLQLRCTLPIKPGDFDKNGSSTKQYDISLGIPFNFDGLNTAEEEANELGTLIARKQFQWTDKYLGKSHNKIKAKIIGDLVAEFEQNYFQTRKRTLKSENTFSSYFYIAQKHLPKDKPAINASFIEAVQTCSSSDSVKNELIKVIRVLCKCSGLEVPELSNLKIKTTAKRKRDIPTDTEIETEFLKFENYSINRPSKLTNREDRNNWKLWRWVYGMLATYGLRPIEIFVKPDLDWWLSSENTMNTWRVNEECKTGARDALPLYPRWVEEFNLKTDLEAIELLKAKIKDKITSREINSARHGTDRWFRFVGVNFQPYDLRHAWAIRAHLMGIPIKAAADNLGHSVNMHTSIYQKWFSLENRKVAIEEAIKKKSKVEDLQDMLIKLEKENERLRIENERLRLQMGNQNCVNLSY; encoded by the coding sequence ATGAACAGAACTCAGGAAGCATTTGCCGATTTTCACCAAACAGCTATTACAGATGGGGGATATTTAGGCAGAATGCAAGCAGTAAATGAACAGGAAAATCATCTCACGGCAAAATTAATCACAGAATTAAAAGCAATTAATGGTAGACTCAGAGCCGCTAATGTTTGTGTTTCTATCAGAAAATCCGGTAATTCTTTACAGTTGAGATGCACTTTACCTATTAAACCAGGGGATTTTGATAAAAACGGTAGCAGTACAAAACAATATGATATTTCTTTGGGGATTCCTTTTAATTTTGATGGTTTAAATACAGCAGAAGAAGAAGCAAATGAACTAGGAACATTGATTGCTAGAAAACAATTTCAATGGACAGATAAATATTTAGGCAAAAGTCATAATAAAATCAAAGCAAAAATCATTGGTGATTTAGTTGCAGAATTTGAACAAAACTATTTTCAAACTCGAAAACGAACTTTAAAAAGTGAAAATACTTTTAGTAGTTATTTCTATATTGCCCAAAAACATCTACCAAAAGATAAACCTGCGATAAATGCTAGTTTTATTGAAGCTGTCCAAACTTGTTCATCTTCTGATAGCGTTAAAAATGAATTAATTAAAGTCATTCGAGTTTTATGTAAATGTTCTGGTTTAGAAGTTCCGGAATTAAGTAACTTAAAAATTAAAACTACTGCAAAACGTAAGCGGGATATACCTACTGATACAGAAATAGAAACAGAATTTCTGAAGTTTGAAAATTACTCTATTAACCGTCCTAGTAAATTAACAAATAGGGAAGATAGAAACAATTGGAAATTGTGGAGATGGGTTTATGGAATGTTAGCAACCTATGGTTTAAGACCAATTGAAATTTTTGTAAAACCGGATTTAGATTGGTGGTTATCATCAGAAAATACCATGAATACATGGCGAGTTAATGAAGAATGTAAAACCGGAGCAAGGGACGCTTTACCATTATATCCCCGTTGGGTAGAAGAGTTCAATTTAAAAACTGATCTAGAAGCAATTGAATTATTAAAAGCCAAAATTAAAGATAAGATTACAAGTAGAGAAATTAATTCTGCACGACATGGAACAGATAGATGGTTTAGATTTGTGGGTGTGAATTTTCAACCCTATGATTTACGTCACGCTTGGGCAATTCGAGCGCATTTAATGGGAATTCCTATTAAAGCTGCGGCTGATAATTTGGGTCATTCTGTGAATATGCACACATCCATTTATCAAAAGTGGTTTAGTTTGGAAAATCGTAAGGTTGCAATTGAGGAAGCAATTAAGAAAAAATCGAAAGTGGAAGATTTACAAGATATGTTGATTAAGTTGGAAAAAGAAAATGAGCGGTTGAGAATTGAAAATGAAAGATTAAGATTACAGATGGGAAACCAAAATTGTGTAAACCTTAGTTATTAA
- a CDS encoding site-specific integrase gives MNNSDQGIFDDYNPPASTDGSYQGTQRQMKATQSHLEKKFQSELEKVKSRLKDGKVKVGLIAANGTIQLYASLPIKPGDIDRKGTGHKQYKISLNIPANLDGLKTAEEEAHELGKLIARKQFEWNEKYLGKLAKKKSILTVGESLKLFETEYFKTHKLTEKSKHTFHYYIDYLKRYVGVDTLLTQDAIDLQLSNLRNDHAKQSAIKTLNVLKSTLNLTAFTLDNIKVKKPQPRIRDIPSDEDVVKIYQNFYLYSINRKSTIKKQFLETWKLWQWVYGMLATYGLRPREVFVNPDIDWWLSPDNTDNTWKVSPETKTGYREALPLHPDWVELFDLKNPGFLELLKIQIEGKTSFTDINTIRINCSSWFRRVSIPFTPYDLRHAWAIRAHIMGVPIKAAADNLGHSVEIHTEIYQRWFSLDNRKKVINLAVNRQDDIEALKEENARLKAEIELLKSALARRQISEIIN, from the coding sequence ATGAATAACTCAGATCAGGGAATTTTTGACGACTACAATCCACCAGCATCTACCGATGGAAGTTACCAAGGAACTCAACGTCAGATGAAGGCAACACAATCACATCTAGAGAAGAAATTTCAATCAGAGCTAGAAAAAGTTAAATCCAGACTCAAGGACGGCAAGGTCAAAGTTGGACTGATTGCAGCCAACGGAACTATCCAGTTATATGCCTCACTCCCAATCAAACCGGGTGATATTGACCGGAAGGGAACGGGACACAAGCAATACAAAATTTCTCTGAATATTCCCGCTAATTTGGATGGTTTAAAAACAGCAGAAGAAGAAGCTCACGAATTGGGTAAGTTAATCGCTAGGAAACAATTTGAATGGAATGAAAAATACTTAGGTAAATTAGCTAAGAAAAAATCAATTCTCACTGTGGGGGAATCACTCAAGTTATTTGAAACTGAATATTTTAAAACTCACAAGTTAACGGAGAAAAGTAAGCACACTTTTCACTATTACATTGATTACCTCAAAAGATACGTAGGTGTAGATACTTTACTTACTCAAGATGCTATAGATTTACAACTGAGTAATTTACGTAATGATCACGCTAAACAAAGCGCAATTAAAACTTTAAATGTTCTCAAGTCAACTCTAAACTTAACCGCATTTACTCTGGATAATATCAAAGTCAAAAAACCACAACCTCGAATCAGGGATATTCCCAGTGATGAGGATGTGGTTAAGATTTACCAGAATTTTTATCTGTATTCAATTAACAGAAAGTCAACTATTAAAAAACAATTTTTAGAAACTTGGAAATTGTGGCAGTGGGTCTATGGAATGCTTGCTACCTATGGCTTGCGTCCACGCGAGGTATTTGTAAATCCTGATATTGATTGGTGGTTATCACCTGATAATACTGATAATACTTGGAAGGTTTCACCGGAAACAAAGACGGGATACAGAGAAGCATTACCCCTACATCCTGACTGGGTTGAGTTGTTTGATTTAAAGAATCCTGGGTTTTTGGAACTGCTGAAAATTCAGATTGAGGGTAAAACCAGTTTCACTGATATCAACACTATTAGGATTAATTGTTCATCATGGTTTAGACGGGTAAGCATTCCATTTACCCCTTACGATTTACGCCACGCTTGGGCAATTCGAGCGCATATTATGGGTGTACCAATTAAAGCCGCTGCTGATAATTTGGGTCACTCGGTTGAGATTCATACAGAAATTTATCAGAGGTGGTTTAGCCTCGATAACCGCAAAAAAGTTATCAATTTAGCTGTTAATCGGCAAGATGATATTGAGGCACTGAAGGAAGAAAACGCAAGGTTGAAGGCTGAAATTGAACTACTAAAATCAGCTTTGGCTAGAAGACAAATATCAGAAATTATCAATTGA